One window of the Doryrhamphus excisus isolate RoL2022-K1 chromosome 10, RoL_Dexc_1.0, whole genome shotgun sequence genome contains the following:
- the fam131c gene encoding protein FAM131C isoform X1, translating to MGGCLCKDHKEFHYPMTVLHEGHPADSTKDGQASSNGTAADKSEDYGIGELATSSLLGLVATIKEHITKPTAMAQGRVAHLIEWKGWGGGGWVGGRRGGEAGGGGSWGVVGAELQKDEQFYSQMTDEIKEARFAAGVAEQFALAEAAMNVWSMNDSLEQPSTSLQAAQNHFLSHFLLDGGCMGIPQHLYSIHARTHSNSQLTGQMAPSQPPPPMASVSPTFIRQEERISTRENKCTVTAETGVRHIDSSSLSEDDVFYN from the exons ATGGGGGGCTGCCTCTGCAAAGATCACAAAG AGTTCCACTATCCCATGACAGTGCTACACGAAGGTCACCCTGCAGACTCCACCAAG GATGGCCAAGCTTCATCAAATGGCACAGCTGCAGATAAAAGCGAGGACTATGGAATTGGCGAGCTGGCCACCTCCTCTCTGTTAG GTCTGGTGGCCACGATAAAGGAGCACATCACCAAGCCGACAGCCATGGCCCAAGGAAGAGTTGCTCACCTGATCGAGTGGAAAGGCTGGGGAGGAGGAGGTTGGGTAGGAGGAAGACGTGGCGGCGAGGCTGGAGGAGGCGGAAGCTGGGGGGTGGTGGGTGCCGAGCTGCAGAAAGACGAACAATTTTACTCTCAAATGACGGATGAGATCAAGGAGGCTCGCTTTGCCGCTG GAGTGGCAGAGCAGTTTGCCTTGGCTGAGGCTGCTATGAATGTGTGGTCCATGAATGACAGCTTAGAGCAACCTTCGACGAGCTTGCAAG CAGCACAAAACCACTTTTTGTCTCACTTTCTGCTGGATGGTGGATGCATGGGCATTCCACAGCACCTGTACAGCATCCATGCCCGGACACACAGCAACAGCCAGCTAACAGGTCAGATGGCCCCCTCACAACCTCCACCACCAATGGCGTCCGTTAGTCCAACGTTCATCAGACAGGAGGAGAGGATTTCTACCAGAGAGAACAAATGCACCGTCACTGCAGAGACCGGCGTGCGACACATCGACAGCAGCTCCTTGTCTGAGGATGatgttttttataattaa
- the clcnk gene encoding chloride channel K isoform X2 gives MLTSKKTAYAHRSPVLSNNTCTQSGKMKLLDETSGRETDSSTHKQRGNQSETFHNMTRLPADPWKPNRHCRLFAKGCLLKLRCCLERVCGMEWYGYAALGLLTAIISFVMDLSVTKLLTVHQWLYTKLEDNNLLQFLCWTLYPACLCALSSSLCHNICPFSTGSGIPEVRTMLAGIQMPNYLSLTNMFTKFLGLICTLAAGSTVFLGKVGPFVHLSTMMGNYLSNLCSLVQATKEKKANGDMLVVAAAVGVTSCFGAPISGVLFSLEVMASHFSTVNYLPCFFSAACGALTFRLFSVWSGDEETLQVLFKIHFPSAVPFLPLEILLFSLLGLLCGAVGCLYLSLHRCMLQFTTKNTGFLKILKREKGLYSALVTFFLASLTFPHSVGQYMASKLTMKQLLTSLIDGRQWMSQSHNASVQLDPEALLEWGSSGCPVYLSLAVFLLMKMWMMVLACTLPLPAGYFMPLFIYGAAIGRLLAEGLVYMSSTTITSGHNWSSINPGGYALAGAAAFSGAVTHTISPALLAVELTGQFSHVVPALLATVLANAVARSGSRPSFYDAVSISKRLPHLPSLMLAHPRLPSMHVGHLLGVNTVQLQRAANPQEVQHVVNTSTERQIPVVESHESPILLGFVVRSELLMFLRHCRTTKSVDQHLEDVCSIHSAPALLSPHNTIQEAYTILSLVRAQSVFVTDGGRLLGVITWPGMKRILEDLAQEI, from the exons AGGTCACCTGTGCTCTCAAACAACACCTGCACACAGTCg GGTAAAATGAAGCTTCTGGATGAGACTTCGGGGAGAGAAACTGACAGCAGCACCCACAAACAAAGAGGAAATCAATCAGAGACGTTCCATAATATGACGCGTCTCCCTGCTGATCCATGGAAACCAAATCGACACTGTCGACTATTTGCCAAAG GTTGTTTGTTGAAACTCAGATGTTGCCTGGAGAGAGTGTGTGGGATGGAGTGGTATGGCTATGCTGCTCTGGGCTTGTTAACTGCCATTATCAGCTTCGTTATGGACCTGAGTGTAACAAAGCTACTAACag TTCACCAGTGGCTTTATACCAAACTGGAGGACAACAATCTGCTACAGTTCCTCTGCTGGACACTTTACCCTGCATGCCTCTGTGCTCTATCATCTTCACTCTGTCACAATATCTGCCCCTTCTCTACAG GTTCTGGGATACCAGAGGTGAGGACCATGCTGGCTGGCATTCAAATGCCAAATTACTTGTCCCTCACCAACATGTTCACCAAGTTCCTGGGCCTTATTTGTACACTGGCAGCTGGTAGCACTGTTTTCCTGGGTAAAGTG GGTCCCTTTGTGCATCTTTCCACCATGATGGGAAACTACCTCAGCAACCTGTGCTCTCTTGTACAAGCTACAAAAGAG aagAAAGCAAATGGAGACATGTTGGTGGTAGCCGCTGCTGTCGGTGTCACCAGCTGCTTCGGAGCACCCATAAGTG GTGTGCTATTTAGCTTGGAGGTGATGGCCTCTCACTTCTCCACGGTGAACTACTTGCCATGTTTTTTCTCAGCGGCCTGCGGGGCATTGACCTTTCGCTtgttctctgtgtggagtggagATGAAG AGACTCTTCAAGTGttgtttaaaatacatttccctTCTGCGGTACCTTTCCTACCATTGGAGATTCTGCTGTTTAGTCTCCTGGG GCTGCTGTGTGGCGCTGTGGGCTGCTTGTACCTGTCCCTGCATCGCTGCATGCTGCAGTTCACCACAAAAAACACTGGGTTTTTGAAGATACTGAAAAGAGA GAAAGGTCTGTACTCCGCTTTAGTGACTTTCTTTCTGGCGTCTCTGACATTTCCTCACTCTGTGGGTCAATACATGGCTTCCAAG CTCACCATGAAGCAGCTGCTCACCTCATTAATAGATGGCAGACAGTGGATGTCTCAATCCCACAATGCCTCTGTTCAACTGGATCCAGAGGCTTTGTTGGAGTGGGGCTCATCTGGGTGTCCCGTCTACCTGTCTCTGGCTGTCTTTCTACTCATGAAG ATGTGGATGATGGTGCTTGCCTGCACTCTGCCACTGCCAGCCGGATACTTCATGCCACTTTTTATCTATG gGGCAGCCATTGGTCGTTTGCTTGCCGAAGGACTTGTTTACATGTCCTCCACCACAATAACATCAGGCCATAATTGGTCTTCTATAAACCCTGGAGGCTATGCACTTGCAG GAGCAGCAGCGTTCTCTGGAGCTGTAACACACACCATATCACCAGCTCTCTTGGCTGTAGAGTTAACTGGTCAGTTCAGCCATGTTGTCCCCGCCCTCCTCGCCACAGTCTTAGCCAATGCTGTTGCTCGCTCTGGGAGCCGCCCGTCTTTCTATGACGCTGTCTCCATCAGCAAGAGGCTGCCACACCTGCCCTCTCTCATGCTGGCACACCCCAG GCTTCCATCTATGCACGTTGGACACCTTTTGGGGGTGAACACCGTGCagcttcagagagcagcaaacccacaggaagtccaacatgTTGTCAACACCAGCACTGAGAGACAGATCCCTGTGGTGGAATCACATG AGTCACCAATTTTGCTGGGCTTTGTTGTGCGATCAGAGCTTTTGATGTTCCTACGTCACTGCCGAACTACCAAG AGTGTGGACCAACATCTAGAAGACGTCTGCAGTATTCACTCTGCTCCAGCCCTGTTGTCGCCTCACAACACCATCCAAGAA GCGTACACCATCCTTAGCCTTGTCAGAGCTCAGTCTGTGTTTGTCACCGACGGAGGAAGACTCCTTGGAGTTATCACATGGCCAGGG ATGAAGAGAATATTAGAAGACTTGGCTCAAGAAATTTAG
- the clcnk gene encoding chloride channel K isoform X3: protein METRSPVLSNNTCTQSGKMKLLDETSGRETDSSTHKQRGNQSETFHNMTRLPADPWKPNRHCRLFAKGCLLKLRCCLERVCGMEWYGYAALGLLTAIISFVMDLSVTKLLTVHQWLYTKLEDNNLLQFLCWTLYPACLCALSSSLCHNICPFSTGSGIPEVRTMLAGIQMPNYLSLTNMFTKFLGLICTLAAGSTVFLGKVGPFVHLSTMMGNYLSNLCSLVQATKEKKANGDMLVVAAAVGVTSCFGAPISGVLFSLEVMASHFSTVNYLPCFFSAACGALTFRLFSVWSGDEETLQVLFKIHFPSAVPFLPLEILLFSLLGLLCGAVGCLYLSLHRCMLQFTTKNTGFLKILKREKGLYSALVTFFLASLTFPHSVGQYMASKLTMKQLLTSLIDGRQWMSQSHNASVQLDPEALLEWGSSGCPVYLSLAVFLLMKMWMMVLACTLPLPAGYFMPLFIYGAAIGRLLAEGLVYMSSTTITSGHNWSSINPGGYALAGAAAFSGAVTHTISPALLAVELTGQFSHVVPALLATVLANAVARSGSRPSFYDAVSISKRLPHLPSLMLAHPRLPSMHVGHLLGVNTVQLQRAANPQEVQHVVNTSTERQIPVVESHESPILLGFVVRSELLMFLRHCRTTKSVDQHLEDVCSIHSAPALLSPHNTIQEAYTILSLVRAQSVFVTDGGRLLGVITWPGMKRILEDLAQEI, encoded by the exons ATGGAAACT AGGTCACCTGTGCTCTCAAACAACACCTGCACACAGTCg GGTAAAATGAAGCTTCTGGATGAGACTTCGGGGAGAGAAACTGACAGCAGCACCCACAAACAAAGAGGAAATCAATCAGAGACGTTCCATAATATGACGCGTCTCCCTGCTGATCCATGGAAACCAAATCGACACTGTCGACTATTTGCCAAAG GTTGTTTGTTGAAACTCAGATGTTGCCTGGAGAGAGTGTGTGGGATGGAGTGGTATGGCTATGCTGCTCTGGGCTTGTTAACTGCCATTATCAGCTTCGTTATGGACCTGAGTGTAACAAAGCTACTAACag TTCACCAGTGGCTTTATACCAAACTGGAGGACAACAATCTGCTACAGTTCCTCTGCTGGACACTTTACCCTGCATGCCTCTGTGCTCTATCATCTTCACTCTGTCACAATATCTGCCCCTTCTCTACAG GTTCTGGGATACCAGAGGTGAGGACCATGCTGGCTGGCATTCAAATGCCAAATTACTTGTCCCTCACCAACATGTTCACCAAGTTCCTGGGCCTTATTTGTACACTGGCAGCTGGTAGCACTGTTTTCCTGGGTAAAGTG GGTCCCTTTGTGCATCTTTCCACCATGATGGGAAACTACCTCAGCAACCTGTGCTCTCTTGTACAAGCTACAAAAGAG aagAAAGCAAATGGAGACATGTTGGTGGTAGCCGCTGCTGTCGGTGTCACCAGCTGCTTCGGAGCACCCATAAGTG GTGTGCTATTTAGCTTGGAGGTGATGGCCTCTCACTTCTCCACGGTGAACTACTTGCCATGTTTTTTCTCAGCGGCCTGCGGGGCATTGACCTTTCGCTtgttctctgtgtggagtggagATGAAG AGACTCTTCAAGTGttgtttaaaatacatttccctTCTGCGGTACCTTTCCTACCATTGGAGATTCTGCTGTTTAGTCTCCTGGG GCTGCTGTGTGGCGCTGTGGGCTGCTTGTACCTGTCCCTGCATCGCTGCATGCTGCAGTTCACCACAAAAAACACTGGGTTTTTGAAGATACTGAAAAGAGA GAAAGGTCTGTACTCCGCTTTAGTGACTTTCTTTCTGGCGTCTCTGACATTTCCTCACTCTGTGGGTCAATACATGGCTTCCAAG CTCACCATGAAGCAGCTGCTCACCTCATTAATAGATGGCAGACAGTGGATGTCTCAATCCCACAATGCCTCTGTTCAACTGGATCCAGAGGCTTTGTTGGAGTGGGGCTCATCTGGGTGTCCCGTCTACCTGTCTCTGGCTGTCTTTCTACTCATGAAG ATGTGGATGATGGTGCTTGCCTGCACTCTGCCACTGCCAGCCGGATACTTCATGCCACTTTTTATCTATG gGGCAGCCATTGGTCGTTTGCTTGCCGAAGGACTTGTTTACATGTCCTCCACCACAATAACATCAGGCCATAATTGGTCTTCTATAAACCCTGGAGGCTATGCACTTGCAG GAGCAGCAGCGTTCTCTGGAGCTGTAACACACACCATATCACCAGCTCTCTTGGCTGTAGAGTTAACTGGTCAGTTCAGCCATGTTGTCCCCGCCCTCCTCGCCACAGTCTTAGCCAATGCTGTTGCTCGCTCTGGGAGCCGCCCGTCTTTCTATGACGCTGTCTCCATCAGCAAGAGGCTGCCACACCTGCCCTCTCTCATGCTGGCACACCCCAG GCTTCCATCTATGCACGTTGGACACCTTTTGGGGGTGAACACCGTGCagcttcagagagcagcaaacccacaggaagtccaacatgTTGTCAACACCAGCACTGAGAGACAGATCCCTGTGGTGGAATCACATG AGTCACCAATTTTGCTGGGCTTTGTTGTGCGATCAGAGCTTTTGATGTTCCTACGTCACTGCCGAACTACCAAG AGTGTGGACCAACATCTAGAAGACGTCTGCAGTATTCACTCTGCTCCAGCCCTGTTGTCGCCTCACAACACCATCCAAGAA GCGTACACCATCCTTAGCCTTGTCAGAGCTCAGTCTGTGTTTGTCACCGACGGAGGAAGACTCCTTGGAGTTATCACATGGCCAGGG ATGAAGAGAATATTAGAAGACTTGGCTCAAGAAATTTAG
- the fam131c gene encoding protein FAM131C isoform X2, whose protein sequence is MGGCLCKDHKEFHYPMTVLHEGHPADSTKDGQASSNGTAADKSEDYGIGELATSSLLGLVATIKEHITKPTAMAQGRVAHLIEWKGWGGGGWVGGRRGGEAGGGGSWGVVGAELQKDEQFYSQMTDEIKEARFAAGVAEQFALAEAAMNVWSMNDSLEQPSTSLQAQNHFLSHFLLDGGCMGIPQHLYSIHARTHSNSQLTGQMAPSQPPPPMASVSPTFIRQEERISTRENKCTVTAETGVRHIDSSSLSEDDVFYN, encoded by the exons ATGGGGGGCTGCCTCTGCAAAGATCACAAAG AGTTCCACTATCCCATGACAGTGCTACACGAAGGTCACCCTGCAGACTCCACCAAG GATGGCCAAGCTTCATCAAATGGCACAGCTGCAGATAAAAGCGAGGACTATGGAATTGGCGAGCTGGCCACCTCCTCTCTGTTAG GTCTGGTGGCCACGATAAAGGAGCACATCACCAAGCCGACAGCCATGGCCCAAGGAAGAGTTGCTCACCTGATCGAGTGGAAAGGCTGGGGAGGAGGAGGTTGGGTAGGAGGAAGACGTGGCGGCGAGGCTGGAGGAGGCGGAAGCTGGGGGGTGGTGGGTGCCGAGCTGCAGAAAGACGAACAATTTTACTCTCAAATGACGGATGAGATCAAGGAGGCTCGCTTTGCCGCTG GAGTGGCAGAGCAGTTTGCCTTGGCTGAGGCTGCTATGAATGTGTGGTCCATGAATGACAGCTTAGAGCAACCTTCGACGAGCTTGCAAG CACAAAACCACTTTTTGTCTCACTTTCTGCTGGATGGTGGATGCATGGGCATTCCACAGCACCTGTACAGCATCCATGCCCGGACACACAGCAACAGCCAGCTAACAGGTCAGATGGCCCCCTCACAACCTCCACCACCAATGGCGTCCGTTAGTCCAACGTTCATCAGACAGGAGGAGAGGATTTCTACCAGAGAGAACAAATGCACCGTCACTGCAGAGACCGGCGTGCGACACATCGACAGCAGCTCCTTGTCTGAGGATGatgttttttataattaa
- the clcnk gene encoding chloride channel K isoform X4 → MKLLDETSGRETDSSTHKQRGNQSETFHNMTRLPADPWKPNRHCRLFAKGCLLKLRCCLERVCGMEWYGYAALGLLTAIISFVMDLSVTKLLTVHQWLYTKLEDNNLLQFLCWTLYPACLCALSSSLCHNICPFSTGSGIPEVRTMLAGIQMPNYLSLTNMFTKFLGLICTLAAGSTVFLGKVGPFVHLSTMMGNYLSNLCSLVQATKEKKANGDMLVVAAAVGVTSCFGAPISGVLFSLEVMASHFSTVNYLPCFFSAACGALTFRLFSVWSGDEETLQVLFKIHFPSAVPFLPLEILLFSLLGLLCGAVGCLYLSLHRCMLQFTTKNTGFLKILKREKGLYSALVTFFLASLTFPHSVGQYMASKLTMKQLLTSLIDGRQWMSQSHNASVQLDPEALLEWGSSGCPVYLSLAVFLLMKMWMMVLACTLPLPAGYFMPLFIYGAAIGRLLAEGLVYMSSTTITSGHNWSSINPGGYALAGAAAFSGAVTHTISPALLAVELTGQFSHVVPALLATVLANAVARSGSRPSFYDAVSISKRLPHLPSLMLAHPRLPSMHVGHLLGVNTVQLQRAANPQEVQHVVNTSTERQIPVVESHESPILLGFVVRSELLMFLRHCRTTKSVDQHLEDVCSIHSAPALLSPHNTIQEAYTILSLVRAQSVFVTDGGRLLGVITWPGMKRILEDLAQEI, encoded by the exons ATGAAGCTTCTGGATGAGACTTCGGGGAGAGAAACTGACAGCAGCACCCACAAACAAAGAGGAAATCAATCAGAGACGTTCCATAATATGACGCGTCTCCCTGCTGATCCATGGAAACCAAATCGACACTGTCGACTATTTGCCAAAG GTTGTTTGTTGAAACTCAGATGTTGCCTGGAGAGAGTGTGTGGGATGGAGTGGTATGGCTATGCTGCTCTGGGCTTGTTAACTGCCATTATCAGCTTCGTTATGGACCTGAGTGTAACAAAGCTACTAACag TTCACCAGTGGCTTTATACCAAACTGGAGGACAACAATCTGCTACAGTTCCTCTGCTGGACACTTTACCCTGCATGCCTCTGTGCTCTATCATCTTCACTCTGTCACAATATCTGCCCCTTCTCTACAG GTTCTGGGATACCAGAGGTGAGGACCATGCTGGCTGGCATTCAAATGCCAAATTACTTGTCCCTCACCAACATGTTCACCAAGTTCCTGGGCCTTATTTGTACACTGGCAGCTGGTAGCACTGTTTTCCTGGGTAAAGTG GGTCCCTTTGTGCATCTTTCCACCATGATGGGAAACTACCTCAGCAACCTGTGCTCTCTTGTACAAGCTACAAAAGAG aagAAAGCAAATGGAGACATGTTGGTGGTAGCCGCTGCTGTCGGTGTCACCAGCTGCTTCGGAGCACCCATAAGTG GTGTGCTATTTAGCTTGGAGGTGATGGCCTCTCACTTCTCCACGGTGAACTACTTGCCATGTTTTTTCTCAGCGGCCTGCGGGGCATTGACCTTTCGCTtgttctctgtgtggagtggagATGAAG AGACTCTTCAAGTGttgtttaaaatacatttccctTCTGCGGTACCTTTCCTACCATTGGAGATTCTGCTGTTTAGTCTCCTGGG GCTGCTGTGTGGCGCTGTGGGCTGCTTGTACCTGTCCCTGCATCGCTGCATGCTGCAGTTCACCACAAAAAACACTGGGTTTTTGAAGATACTGAAAAGAGA GAAAGGTCTGTACTCCGCTTTAGTGACTTTCTTTCTGGCGTCTCTGACATTTCCTCACTCTGTGGGTCAATACATGGCTTCCAAG CTCACCATGAAGCAGCTGCTCACCTCATTAATAGATGGCAGACAGTGGATGTCTCAATCCCACAATGCCTCTGTTCAACTGGATCCAGAGGCTTTGTTGGAGTGGGGCTCATCTGGGTGTCCCGTCTACCTGTCTCTGGCTGTCTTTCTACTCATGAAG ATGTGGATGATGGTGCTTGCCTGCACTCTGCCACTGCCAGCCGGATACTTCATGCCACTTTTTATCTATG gGGCAGCCATTGGTCGTTTGCTTGCCGAAGGACTTGTTTACATGTCCTCCACCACAATAACATCAGGCCATAATTGGTCTTCTATAAACCCTGGAGGCTATGCACTTGCAG GAGCAGCAGCGTTCTCTGGAGCTGTAACACACACCATATCACCAGCTCTCTTGGCTGTAGAGTTAACTGGTCAGTTCAGCCATGTTGTCCCCGCCCTCCTCGCCACAGTCTTAGCCAATGCTGTTGCTCGCTCTGGGAGCCGCCCGTCTTTCTATGACGCTGTCTCCATCAGCAAGAGGCTGCCACACCTGCCCTCTCTCATGCTGGCACACCCCAG GCTTCCATCTATGCACGTTGGACACCTTTTGGGGGTGAACACCGTGCagcttcagagagcagcaaacccacaggaagtccaacatgTTGTCAACACCAGCACTGAGAGACAGATCCCTGTGGTGGAATCACATG AGTCACCAATTTTGCTGGGCTTTGTTGTGCGATCAGAGCTTTTGATGTTCCTACGTCACTGCCGAACTACCAAG AGTGTGGACCAACATCTAGAAGACGTCTGCAGTATTCACTCTGCTCCAGCCCTGTTGTCGCCTCACAACACCATCCAAGAA GCGTACACCATCCTTAGCCTTGTCAGAGCTCAGTCTGTGTTTGTCACCGACGGAGGAAGACTCCTTGGAGTTATCACATGGCCAGGG ATGAAGAGAATATTAGAAGACTTGGCTCAAGAAATTTAG
- the fam131c gene encoding protein FAM131C isoform X3: MGGCLCKDHKEFHYPMTVLHEGHPADSTKDGQASSNGTAADKSEDYGIGELATSSLLGLVATIKEHITKPTAMAQGRVAHLIEWKGWGGGGWVGGRRGGEAGGGGSWGVVGAELQKDEQFYSQMTDEIKEARFAAAAQNHFLSHFLLDGGCMGIPQHLYSIHARTHSNSQLTGQMAPSQPPPPMASVSPTFIRQEERISTRENKCTVTAETGVRHIDSSSLSEDDVFYN; encoded by the exons ATGGGGGGCTGCCTCTGCAAAGATCACAAAG AGTTCCACTATCCCATGACAGTGCTACACGAAGGTCACCCTGCAGACTCCACCAAG GATGGCCAAGCTTCATCAAATGGCACAGCTGCAGATAAAAGCGAGGACTATGGAATTGGCGAGCTGGCCACCTCCTCTCTGTTAG GTCTGGTGGCCACGATAAAGGAGCACATCACCAAGCCGACAGCCATGGCCCAAGGAAGAGTTGCTCACCTGATCGAGTGGAAAGGCTGGGGAGGAGGAGGTTGGGTAGGAGGAAGACGTGGCGGCGAGGCTGGAGGAGGCGGAAGCTGGGGGGTGGTGGGTGCCGAGCTGCAGAAAGACGAACAATTTTACTCTCAAATGACGGATGAGATCAAGGAGGCTCGCTTTGCCGCTG CAGCACAAAACCACTTTTTGTCTCACTTTCTGCTGGATGGTGGATGCATGGGCATTCCACAGCACCTGTACAGCATCCATGCCCGGACACACAGCAACAGCCAGCTAACAGGTCAGATGGCCCCCTCACAACCTCCACCACCAATGGCGTCCGTTAGTCCAACGTTCATCAGACAGGAGGAGAGGATTTCTACCAGAGAGAACAAATGCACCGTCACTGCAGAGACCGGCGTGCGACACATCGACAGCAGCTCCTTGTCTGAGGATGatgttttttataattaa
- the clcnk gene encoding chloride channel K isoform X1, which produces MERMFWKTKLSVGVQELMRSPVLSNNTCTQSCLFLHATITKLFQGKMKLLDETSGRETDSSTHKQRGNQSETFHNMTRLPADPWKPNRHCRLFAKGCLLKLRCCLERVCGMEWYGYAALGLLTAIISFVMDLSVTKLLTVHQWLYTKLEDNNLLQFLCWTLYPACLCALSSSLCHNICPFSTGSGIPEVRTMLAGIQMPNYLSLTNMFTKFLGLICTLAAGSTVFLGKVGPFVHLSTMMGNYLSNLCSLVQATKEKKANGDMLVVAAAVGVTSCFGAPISGVLFSLEVMASHFSTVNYLPCFFSAACGALTFRLFSVWSGDEETLQVLFKIHFPSAVPFLPLEILLFSLLGLLCGAVGCLYLSLHRCMLQFTTKNTGFLKILKREKGLYSALVTFFLASLTFPHSVGQYMASKLTMKQLLTSLIDGRQWMSQSHNASVQLDPEALLEWGSSGCPVYLSLAVFLLMKMWMMVLACTLPLPAGYFMPLFIYGAAIGRLLAEGLVYMSSTTITSGHNWSSINPGGYALAGAAAFSGAVTHTISPALLAVELTGQFSHVVPALLATVLANAVARSGSRPSFYDAVSISKRLPHLPSLMLAHPRLPSMHVGHLLGVNTVQLQRAANPQEVQHVVNTSTERQIPVVESHESPILLGFVVRSELLMFLRHCRTTKSVDQHLEDVCSIHSAPALLSPHNTIQEAYTILSLVRAQSVFVTDGGRLLGVITWPGMKRILEDLAQEI; this is translated from the exons ATGGAAAGAATGTTCTGGAAAACAAAGCTGTCAGTGGGAGTCCAGGAACTAATG AGGTCACCTGTGCTCTCAAACAACACCTGCACACAGTCg TGCTTGTTTTTGCATGCCACAATTACAAAACTGTTTCAGGGTAAAATGAAGCTTCTGGATGAGACTTCGGGGAGAGAAACTGACAGCAGCACCCACAAACAAAGAGGAAATCAATCAGAGACGTTCCATAATATGACGCGTCTCCCTGCTGATCCATGGAAACCAAATCGACACTGTCGACTATTTGCCAAAG GTTGTTTGTTGAAACTCAGATGTTGCCTGGAGAGAGTGTGTGGGATGGAGTGGTATGGCTATGCTGCTCTGGGCTTGTTAACTGCCATTATCAGCTTCGTTATGGACCTGAGTGTAACAAAGCTACTAACag TTCACCAGTGGCTTTATACCAAACTGGAGGACAACAATCTGCTACAGTTCCTCTGCTGGACACTTTACCCTGCATGCCTCTGTGCTCTATCATCTTCACTCTGTCACAATATCTGCCCCTTCTCTACAG GTTCTGGGATACCAGAGGTGAGGACCATGCTGGCTGGCATTCAAATGCCAAATTACTTGTCCCTCACCAACATGTTCACCAAGTTCCTGGGCCTTATTTGTACACTGGCAGCTGGTAGCACTGTTTTCCTGGGTAAAGTG GGTCCCTTTGTGCATCTTTCCACCATGATGGGAAACTACCTCAGCAACCTGTGCTCTCTTGTACAAGCTACAAAAGAG aagAAAGCAAATGGAGACATGTTGGTGGTAGCCGCTGCTGTCGGTGTCACCAGCTGCTTCGGAGCACCCATAAGTG GTGTGCTATTTAGCTTGGAGGTGATGGCCTCTCACTTCTCCACGGTGAACTACTTGCCATGTTTTTTCTCAGCGGCCTGCGGGGCATTGACCTTTCGCTtgttctctgtgtggagtggagATGAAG AGACTCTTCAAGTGttgtttaaaatacatttccctTCTGCGGTACCTTTCCTACCATTGGAGATTCTGCTGTTTAGTCTCCTGGG GCTGCTGTGTGGCGCTGTGGGCTGCTTGTACCTGTCCCTGCATCGCTGCATGCTGCAGTTCACCACAAAAAACACTGGGTTTTTGAAGATACTGAAAAGAGA GAAAGGTCTGTACTCCGCTTTAGTGACTTTCTTTCTGGCGTCTCTGACATTTCCTCACTCTGTGGGTCAATACATGGCTTCCAAG CTCACCATGAAGCAGCTGCTCACCTCATTAATAGATGGCAGACAGTGGATGTCTCAATCCCACAATGCCTCTGTTCAACTGGATCCAGAGGCTTTGTTGGAGTGGGGCTCATCTGGGTGTCCCGTCTACCTGTCTCTGGCTGTCTTTCTACTCATGAAG ATGTGGATGATGGTGCTTGCCTGCACTCTGCCACTGCCAGCCGGATACTTCATGCCACTTTTTATCTATG gGGCAGCCATTGGTCGTTTGCTTGCCGAAGGACTTGTTTACATGTCCTCCACCACAATAACATCAGGCCATAATTGGTCTTCTATAAACCCTGGAGGCTATGCACTTGCAG GAGCAGCAGCGTTCTCTGGAGCTGTAACACACACCATATCACCAGCTCTCTTGGCTGTAGAGTTAACTGGTCAGTTCAGCCATGTTGTCCCCGCCCTCCTCGCCACAGTCTTAGCCAATGCTGTTGCTCGCTCTGGGAGCCGCCCGTCTTTCTATGACGCTGTCTCCATCAGCAAGAGGCTGCCACACCTGCCCTCTCTCATGCTGGCACACCCCAG GCTTCCATCTATGCACGTTGGACACCTTTTGGGGGTGAACACCGTGCagcttcagagagcagcaaacccacaggaagtccaacatgTTGTCAACACCAGCACTGAGAGACAGATCCCTGTGGTGGAATCACATG AGTCACCAATTTTGCTGGGCTTTGTTGTGCGATCAGAGCTTTTGATGTTCCTACGTCACTGCCGAACTACCAAG AGTGTGGACCAACATCTAGAAGACGTCTGCAGTATTCACTCTGCTCCAGCCCTGTTGTCGCCTCACAACACCATCCAAGAA GCGTACACCATCCTTAGCCTTGTCAGAGCTCAGTCTGTGTTTGTCACCGACGGAGGAAGACTCCTTGGAGTTATCACATGGCCAGGG ATGAAGAGAATATTAGAAGACTTGGCTCAAGAAATTTAG